One segment of Oscillospiraceae bacterium MB08-C2-2 DNA contains the following:
- a CDS encoding PLP-dependent aspartate aminotransferase family protein: MDFSTLCIHGNDNKYDTTGAISVPIFQSATFAHPGVGQSTGFDYSRAQNPTREHLENTMAKLEEGCDAIAYSTGMAAVTVLMGLFAPGDHIVASDDLYGGSHRLFHHISMKNGFTFDFVDTARLDELEKCIKPETKAIFIETPTNPMMQVTDIAAVAQLCKAHNLLLIVDNTFLTPYLQKPLALGADIVLHSGTKYLGGHNDTLAGFLVVADAGLSERLRFLSKTIGACLSPFDSWLLIRGIKTLPVRMERQQATALVVAQWLSEQKPIKKVFYTGLPEHPGYEISQKQASGFGAMLSFETDCRETAHHLLEKVALIQYAESLGGVESLITYPMLQTHADIPVEVREAKGIGDCLLRLSVGLEAPEDLIADLSQAMK; encoded by the coding sequence ATGGATTTTTCAACACTGTGTATTCACGGAAACGATAACAAATACGATACCACCGGGGCTATCAGCGTGCCCATTTTTCAGTCGGCCACCTTTGCCCATCCCGGCGTGGGGCAGAGCACCGGCTTTGATTATTCCAGAGCCCAGAACCCCACCAGAGAGCACTTGGAAAATACAATGGCCAAGCTGGAGGAGGGCTGTGATGCTATTGCCTATTCCACCGGCATGGCCGCTGTCACGGTATTGATGGGGCTGTTTGCGCCGGGGGACCACATTGTGGCTTCGGATGATCTTTACGGCGGCTCGCACCGCCTGTTTCACCATATTTCCATGAAGAATGGCTTTACCTTCGACTTTGTGGATACGGCCCGGCTGGATGAGCTGGAAAAATGCATTAAGCCCGAAACAAAGGCCATTTTCATTGAAACACCCACCAACCCTATGATGCAGGTAACCGACATTGCCGCTGTCGCTCAGCTGTGCAAGGCGCATAATCTTTTGCTGATTGTGGATAACACCTTCCTTACCCCATATTTGCAGAAGCCGCTGGCTTTGGGCGCTGATATTGTTCTGCACAGCGGAACCAAATACTTGGGAGGCCACAACGATACACTGGCGGGCTTTTTGGTGGTCGCCGATGCGGGCTTATCCGAGCGGCTGCGGTTTCTTTCCAAAACCATTGGGGCATGTCTCTCTCCCTTTGACAGTTGGTTGCTGATTCGGGGCATTAAAACCTTGCCTGTTCGTATGGAAAGACAGCAGGCAACGGCACTTGTGGTTGCTCAGTGGCTTTCGGAGCAGAAGCCTATTAAAAAGGTATTCTATACAGGTCTGCCGGAGCATCCGGGGTATGAGATTTCCCAAAAGCAGGCTTCTGGCTTTGGAGCCATGCTTTCCTTTGAAACCGACTGCCGGGAAACAGCCCACCATTTGTTGGAAAAGGTTGCCCTGATTCAATATGCAGAAAGTCTGGGCGGTGTGGAAAGCCTGATTACTTATCCTATGCTTCAAACCCATGCGGATATCCCTGTGGAAGTGCGTGAAGCCAAAGGTATAGGGGATTGCCTGCTGCGGCTGTCTGTGGGCTTGGAAGCTCCCGAGGATTTGATCGCCGATCTCAGTCAGGCCATGAAATAG